CGCCGCCGTGCTCTGAACGGGCGTACGGTCCCGCCCCGGACACCGTGACCTCCTCGTCCCGACGCTCGCCGGAAACGCGCCCGGCCCGGCCAACATCGGCAGGCCACCGGCTGTTGTCGATCTGCGTGACGGGGTGCCGCCGGTGATACAGTCCACCCCGGCCCGGGGGTGGCCAGAGGCTGACGACGAGGGCGATCGGGGGGACTATGGGCATCACGGCGAGAGAGAGCAGCCGTGTCGCTACGTTACTGGAAAGTAACGCCGAGGAGTTGGTCGGGCGGTGGGCGAGCGCCGCCGCGACATCACTGCGCGGGCGGCTGACGGAGGCGGAGCTCCGCCGTGAGGTGCAGGACCTGCATCAGGCCCTGGTCACCGCCTTCGGCCACGGTCCGTTCGACCTGACCGCGGAGAGTTCCGCCACACTGCGCGGCGCGTTGACCGACCTGTCCCGTACCCGGGCCCGGCAGGGCTTCACCGCCACCGAGACCGCAGTCAGCGTGTTCGCCCTGAAGGACGCGTTGGTCGACGTGCTGAACGTACGCGACAGTGACCGGGACGCGCTCGCGGACTACGTGGCCGCCTCGACGGTTGTCGATCAAGTCGGCCTCTACACCTTCGAGCAGTACACGAAGTCGCGCGAGGAGTTGATCGCCGACCAGGCGGAGCAGTTGCTGGAGTTGTCCACTCCGGTGGTGAAGCTCTGGGACGGCGTGGTCGCCATTCCGCTCGTCGGCACGCTGGACTCGGCGCGCGCGCAGGTCGTGATGGAGCGGCTGCTGCAGACGCTGGTCGACACCGGGTCGCCGTACGCGATCATCGACATCACCGGCGTGCCGGCGGTCGACACCCAGGTCGCCCAGCACATCCTCAAGACCGTGGTCGCCGCCCGGCTGATGGGCGCCGAATGCATCATTTCCGGCATCCGCCCACAGATCGCTCAGACGATCGTCGCGCTCGGCATCGAGTTCGGCGATATCGCCACCAAGTCGACACTCGCCGACGCGTTGCGCCACGCCCTGCGGATGATCGACCAGGCGCGGCGGGCCAGCGGCGGTGCGGCGGCGGCGACCGCCTCCCGTCGGGGGGTCTGATGATCCGGGTGCCGGTCCTCAAGATCGGTGACCTGCTGCTGGTGTCGATCCAGGTCGACATGGAGGACCAGACCGCCCTGGCGCTCCAGGAGGACCTCGCCGATCGGATCGTGGCGACGGGCTGCCACGGGGTGATCATCGACATCACCGCGATGGACATCGTCGACTCGTTCGTCGGAAGGATGCTCTCCTCGATCGCGGGGATCGCCCGGGTGCTCGACGCGGACACCGTCGTGGTCGGCATGCGCCCCGCGGTCGCGATCACCCTGGTCGAGCTCGGGCTGTCCCTCGACGGCATCCAGACCGCGCTGAACGTGGAACTGGGGATGGAGCTGCTGGCCCGTGCCCGGGCGGACGAGGTGGCGTACGCCGCCGACCCGTACCCGCCCGAGGTGTGGGCGCTCCCGGACGGGACCGACCGCGACCACCCGATCTCGACCGGGCCGTGACCCCCGGCCCCGACCTGGGTACGCCTCAGGTGGTGACGATCTCCTCGGACGCGGACGTGGTCCGGGTCCGCCAACTCGTCCGCAGCACCGCCGTCACGATCGCGCTGTCCCTGGTCGACCAGACGAAACTCGTCACCGCCGCCAGCGAACTCGCCCGTAACACCCTGGTCTATGGCGGCGGCGGGAACGCCGAGGTCGCCATCCTCGACGGCGGTCGCCGCAAGGGGATCCGGATCGTCTTCGCCGACCAGGGCCCCGGCATCGCCGACCTCGACCTGGCGTTGACCGACGGCTACACCTCCGGCGGCGGGCTCGGGCTGGGCCTCGGCGGCGCCCGGCGACTGGTCGACGAGTTCGAAGTGGACAGTGGCGCGGGCCGGGGCACCCGGGTAGTGATCACAAAGTGGGCCCGGTCCGGGTGACGGGCGACGACCTGCTGTCCGACGGCGGGGCATGGTTCCGGCTCGAAGAGGCGGGACGGGTCGGTGCCGCCCGGCGGGCCGCCGAGCTGCTCGCCGGCCGGATGGGCCTGGAGAGCCACCGGGTGGACGTGCTCGCGATCGTCGTCACGGAGATGGCCACCAATCTCGTCAAGCACGCCGACAACGGAATGCTCCTGATCCGTCCGGTACGGGCCGGGAACATCGCCGGTGTCGAGCTGCTCGCCGTCGATTCCGGCCCCGGCATGTACGACGTGGTGTCATCATCGCGGGATGGGCATTCGACGGCCGGCTCGCTGGGAATCGGGCTGGGCTCGATCAGCCGGCAGTCGAGCTGGTCCGACGTGTTCTCGCTGCCGGAGCGGGGCACGGTGACCGTCGCGCAGGTCTGGCCGGCCGGACAACCCGAGCCGACCTGGAGTTCCGGGGTCAGCCGTCCGATAGCCGGTGAACAGTCCTGCGGCGACGGCTTCACGACCCGGATCGTTGACGGCCGCCGACAGGTACTGGTCTGTGACGGACTCGGACATGGCCCGCTGGCGGCCGCCGCGGCAGCCGCCGCCATCCAGGCGTTCCACTCCGGCCCGGCCGCACCGCCGGCGGTCGTCCTGGAACACCTGCACCGGTCGATCTCCCACACCCGGGGTGTCGCCGCCGCGATCGCCGAACTGGCCCCGGACGCCGACCTGCTCCGTTACGCCGGACTGGGGAACATCGCCGGGTTCATCGTCGACGGCGACGAGCGGCGGGGACTGGTGTCGCTGCCGGGCATCGTCGGTCACCAGCGCCGGACGGTACGAGAGTTCGAGTACCCGTTCCCCGGCGACGCCGCCCTGGTGATGCACAGCGACGGGGTGACCGACCGGTGGCGGCTGACCGACTATCCCGGCCTGCAACGGCGGTCCCCGCAGGTCGTCGCCGCGACGCTGTTGCGCGATGCCGGGACGCGTCGCGACGACGCCTGCGTCCTCGTCGCCAGGGCCGGCCGGTGAGCGACCAGTTCGGCGTCGTCACACCGCTGCTCCGGATGGCGCTGCGTACCGAACCGGACGTGTTCCTGATGCGGCAACGTGGCCGGGAGGTCGCCGCGGCGGTCGGGCTCGAGCATCAGGACCAGGTACGGCTGGCCACCGCGCTCAGCGAGATCGGCCGGTACCTCCTCGGCGTCGTACCGACTCCGGCCCGCAGCGAGGTGCTGTTCTCGGTGGACGCCGCCAGGGCGGTCCTGGCGGTCGAGGTCACCACCGACCTGAGCGGTCGACAGGAGCGGCAGCTGTCCGAGGTGCTCGCGGTCGGCCGCCTCGTCGACACCTTCGACGTCGAGCGGAGGGATCCGGCGACGGTGATCCGGCTGACCCGCCGCATTCCTCCGGCGGCCGGACCGCTCACCCCGGCCCAGCTCGAGGTCGTACGCGGCAAGCTGGGCAGCTCGGTCGCCCGTACTCCGCTGGAGGAGATGGCGGAGCAGAACGAGCAGCTGCTCGCGGCCCTGGAGCAGGCCCGGGCCCAGCGCGACGAACTCGCCCGGCTCAACGACGAACTCGGCGAGACGAACCGCGGGGTACTGGCGCTCTACACGCAGCTCTCCGAGGAACTCGACGAGACCAACCGGGGCGTCGTCGCACTCCACGCCGAGCTGGACGACCGGTCCGTGCAGCTGTGGGCGGTGAGCGAGGCGAAGACCCGGTTCCTCGCCAACGCCAGCCACGAACTACGGGCGCCGGTGACCGCGATAATCGGGCTGGCGCGGCTGCTGGTCGACCCGTCCTCCGATCCGCTCACCGACGAGCAGCGACAACAGCTGGAGCTGATCCGTGGTTCCGCCCGGGACCTGCTCGCACTGGTCAACGACCTCCTCGACCTCGCCAAGGCCGAGTCCGGCACCATCGAGCCGGCCTGGTCGGACATCGAGCTACGGGTCGTCTTCGGTCAGCTGCGGGCCACCGTGGCTCCGCTGGCCACCCGCCCCGAGGTGGAACTCGTCGTCGACGACCCCGAGCCACCGGCGGTCATCCGCTCCGACGAGATTCTGCTGACCCAGATCCTGCGCAACCTGCTGCACAACGGGCTCAAGTTCACCTCGCAGGGCCAGGTCCGGATGACCGCCGAAAGCGACGGCAGCACCTGGACGCTGCGGGTCAGCGACACCGGCATCGGCATCCCCACCGAACTCCAGGAACGGATCTTCGAGGAGTTCTACCAGGTACCGGGGAAGTCCTCGGGCGGCACCGGCCTCGGGTTGCCCTACGCCCGCCGGCTCGTCACCATCCTCGGCGGCACCCTGCACGTCGAGAGCCGTTTCGGCGAGGGGAGCGCCTTCGTCGTCCAACTGCCCGTGCGATCCGAGACATGACCGGCGCCGACCGGGCAGTGTCGGCGGCCACGATCCTCGTGGTCGACGACAGCGCCGCCAAGCGGTACCTGCTGGTCAGCTGGCTGAGCCGGGCCGGTTTCACCGTGATCCAGGCCGACAGCGGCACGGCGGCACTCGAACTGATGGAACACGAGGACGTCGACCTGATCGTGCTCGACGTACGCCTCGGCGACATGAGCGGCTTCGAAGTCAGCGAGCGGATCAAGTCGGATCCGCGGCACGCCTCCTGCCCGGTCATCCACGTCTCGGCGCACGCCGTCGACGTCGCCGAACGGATCCAGGGTCTTCTCCGGGGCGCCGACGCCTACCTCGTCGAGCCCATCGAACCGGACGAACTGATCGCCACCACCCGTGCCGCGCTGCGGTACTACGACGCCCGGCGCCGCGCGGAACTACTCGCCAGGCGCCTCGCCGGGCTCGCCGACACCACCCGCGCGGTCAACTCCGCCGCCACGCTGGTCGAGCTGATCACCGCCGCGGTGACCGGGGCGGTGCAGATCTTCGACAGCGGGGCGGTCGTCGTCGCCCAGGACGCCGACGGCGAGCGGTGGCAGGCCACGGTCGAGGCACCCGGCGTACCGGTGACGGTCCGTCGGTGGCCCGCCGACGCGCTCGCCGTCCCGGTCGGCATCGTCGTGCACACCGAGCCACCCGCCGGATGGCCCCTGGGCATCCTCGCGGAAGAGCAGGTCACCGTCGCCAGCGCCCGGCTCCGCGCCGACCGTCCCGCGATCCACCTCGCGGTACCCTCCGCGACGCTGGCGGCGGAGTCCGTCGTGTTCAACCAACTCGTCCAGGCGGTGGCGGCCGCGGTCGAGGCGAGGCGCTCCTTCGACGACGAACACCGGATCGCGGTGACGTTGCAGCGCAGCCTCCTCCCCCGCCGCCTGCCCCGGATCGCCGGCCTCGACCTGGCCGTCCGCTACGAACCGGCGAGCAGGCAGACCGAGGTCGGTGGCGACTTCTACGAACTCGCCATGATCGACGGCAGGCTCCTCGCCGCGATCGGCGACGTCGCCGGCCACTCACTCCACGCCGCGACGGTGATGGCCGAGCTCCGGCACGCGATTCGGGCGTACGCCGTCGAGGGGCATCCACCGGGAGCCATCCTCGAACGGGTCGACAAGCTCCTTCGTACGCTGCTGCCCGGCGAGTTCGCCACGGTCTGCCTGCTGACCCTCGAACCGGCCACCGGGCGGGTCCGACTGGCCAGCGCCGGCCACCTCCCGGCGCTGCTCGTCACCGACGGCTCGACCGCGTTCGTCGAGCACCACGCACCGCTGCTCGGGGTCCACGCCACCCGCCCGGCCGACCACCATTTCGTCCTTCCCCCCGGCGCGACGCTGGTGCTGTACACGGACGGCCTCATCGAACGCCGCGATGTCGACATCGACCGGCGGATGGACGCCCTTGCCGCCAGCGCGGCGACGGTCGACGACGACATCGACCGGTACTGCGGTCGGCTGCTGGCCGAACTCGCCCCGGCGAAGATCGACGACGACATCGCCGTGCTCACCCTGCGCCGACGCTGACGCCGCGAGCGCGGCGCTCGAGTCCGCTGGGATCCCGGACGGCGTCGCGGATCGCGGCGGGCAGGGCCGTCCGGCCCGCGCTCCGCCAGTTGTCCGCAGCGGCAGCCGGGTGGCCGCTCAGAGCTTGGGGATGATCGCGGCGATGGCGGTGGCGAGGAACGGACCGATGATCACCAGGCCGGACTGCAGTTCGCTGAGCGAGGTGCGGTTGACGCCGAGGATCTCCTCCATCTTGATCCGATCCTCGGCGGCGGCGATCAGATCCGCCTTGGCCACGTCGGCGATGTCCGAGAACTCGTCCACGTACACCTGGCACCGACGGCGCAGCAGGGTGGCCGCGGGTATGTGCATCAGCGCGATCAGGATCGACCCGGCCGCGCCGATGACGAACGCCGTCGACTGTGGAATCTTCTCCGAGCTGCCCCAGCCGACGGCGGCGGCGCCGACCAGCACCATCATCAGCAGCAACGAACCCATCATCTGCAACACCCGGGCCAGTATCCGGCGCAGCCGCATCAACGAGGCCAGCTGCTCGCCGGGAGTGCCGGTCAGCCCGCGCATCGCGACCACCCGCAGGCCCGCGAGGGTCGCCCCGGCCGGCAACGCGCCGAGCACGACGATCGACACGAACGCCAGGGACCGCCAGGTGAGTCCACTGCCGAGGATGGCGTGCGCGGTGACGACCGCGCCGACCACCAACGCCAGGAAGGCCACCACCGACGGGAGGATCCGTCGTACCGGCACCCGCTGGATCTGTTGCAGGTCATGCCAGCGGGCCACACCGGAGCCGATCGTCGATCCGCTCAGCGCGCCGAGCACCCCGGCGACGGCCGCCCACAGTATCCATTTCCCGTGGAACTGCGGCAGGTGACGGTCCGGGTTGGTGAAGGCCACCCAGAGCGCCACCGCCGCGCCCGCCAGCATCATCAGCGTACGCACCACACGCGGCCAGCCCGCGAGACCCAGTGGGCGCGGCGTGGTGACCCGTAGCGGGGCGGCCACCTCCTCGGCAGCGGTGGGCGCCGACGCGGTCGGGGAGGCTTCCAGGGCGGTCATGGCAAGCGACTCTAAAGGATGCCCGAAGACGGGGTACGCCCGCTGACGAGCCCGGCCGACGGGCCTTCCACCCCGGCCCGGTGACCTGGGATCCGGCACCGAGGCGTACGGGTCATGGGCGGTTGTGACAGAACCATGACATGACACGAACGGGTTCCGCATCCGGGCGGCCCATCCTTGCCTGGTGCCTCCGATATCCCCGTACCCGCCCGCGACGGCGCTCCGCCCATCGGGCCGGTACGCCCGTGCGGCACCGGGCGGCCGACTGCTCCGCGCCGCGCTCGGCTACCTGCTCACTTTCACGCTGACCGTCGCGGCGTTCGTCTGGACCACGGCGGGGCAGCGCCTCGACGGCGCCCTGCTGCCCCGGGCCGAACGCGGCGGTGGGTACGAGCAACCGACTCCCCTGGTCGAGCCGGCGAAGACCGTGCTGGCCTGGTTCGGTGACCCGGCCCGTACTGGGACTGCTGCTCCTCGCGGTGCTGCTGTCGGGCGTACTTCTCCGCCGGCCGTGGGCAGGGGTGGCCGGCGTCGCCCTGGTCGTCGCGGCGGCGGTCGGCGCGGGCGTCGCCAAGCTGGTGATCCTCCGGCCGGATCTCGCGGTGGCCACCTCGACGACGCACAACAGCTTCCCCAGCGGCCATGTCGCGGTGGCGATGGCGCTGCTGCTCGCGGTCCTGCTCGTGCTCCCGGCGCCGGCCCGGTGGTGGTTCGCCGTCCCGGGCGCGCTGGGGGTCTCGGTCGTCGCCGCGGCCACGATGATCGCCGGTTGGCACCGGTTCAGCGACGTCTGCGGCGGGCTGCTGCTGGCGGCGGTGCTGTTCTGCCTGGCTGCCGCCCCGCTGGCCCGGCGCCGCCGCAGCAGCGGTACCGACCGGGCCGGCGTTCCGGTCGGACCCGTCTGCCTGCTGGCCGCCGGATCGCTGCTCGGCCTGCTGGCCGCCGGATCGCTGCTCGGGCAGTTCGGCGCCGGGTCGCTGCTCGGGCAGTTGGGCGGCGGGTCGCTGCTCGGGTTGCCACTCGCCGGCCCGGACACGGCGTCGGCCGGCACCGGCGGGCTGTTCGTCGCGATCGGGGCCGGAAGTGGGCTCGTCGTCCTGGTCGTCGTCACCATCCTGGTTCTGGTGCGTTCGACGGACTTCGTCGGCCCGGTCCCGGGCCGCCGGGTGGACCCCGTCGACCCGGTTCCGGGCGCCGGCCGGGCGCCGAAACCGGACGGCGGTGCGGCGGATGGCCGATCGAGACCCCAGGAGATGATCCACTGGGCAACTTCGGATGGAATGCGATAGTTGGTGGCATGTCACGAGTGCTGCTGATCGAGGACCACCAGACGGTGCGCGACGGCCTCCAGTTGGCGCTGACCCGCCAGGGTCACACCGTGCAGGCCGTGGCAACCGGCGAGCAGGGGCTGGCGCGGCTGAGCGGGGACACCGCCGACGTCGTCGTCCTCGATCTCATGCTGCCGGGAATGGACGGGTTCGAGGTGTGCCGCCGGATCCGGACCGCCGGCGACCTGCCGATCATCATGCTCACCGCCCGCAGCGACGACATAGACGTGGTGGCCGGCCTGGAGGCCGGTGCCGACGACTACGTGGTCAAGCCGGTCCAGGCCCGGGTGCTGGAGGCGCGGATCCGCGCGGTACTGCGGCGGACCGGCGGCGAGCCCCGGCCGTCCGGTACGGATCCGGCGGTGGAACGGCACGGCGACCTGACCATCGACCGAGCGGCGCTGGTGGTCAGCAGGTCCGGGACGCCGATCAGCCTCGCCCCGACCGAACTGCGCCTGCTGCTCGAACTCTCCGGTACCCCGGGCCGGGTGCTGAGCCGTCAGCAACTGCTGGAGGCGGTCTGGGAACACGGCTACCTCGGCGACTCGCGGCTGGTCGACGCCTGCGTGCAGCGGCTGCGGGCGAAGATCGAGACCGACACGGCGGCGCCGGTCTACGTGCAGACCGTCCGCGGCTTCGGCTACCGGTTCGGTCCGCTGTGAACCGTGACCGGTGGCGTGGCCGGACCCTGCGACAGCTTCGCCGATCCCGGTGCGACCGGGCCCGGTGGCGTGGACGGGAGCGCGGGTGAACCGACTGTGGTGGCCGCCTGGCCTGCGGGTACGGCTCCTGCTCGCCTTCGCGTCGCTCGGTCTGACCACCACGGCGGTGGTCGCCGGTGCCAGCTACGTCCAGGCTCGCGACGTCATCCTGCAACAGGCCCAGGACGCGGCCGTCGTCACGCTGACGGAGCAGATCGCTCAGCTCACCCCGGTCCGGAGCCTGCCACCGAGCCAGGCCGACCTCGACGCCATCGCCGCGGACCTGTCCGACCGCGACGACAGCGCGATCGCCGTCTACCAGGGCCGGAGTTCGTCGTACGACCGGATCTCGGAGGTACTTCCGCCGGAGTTGCGGGCAGAGGTGAGCGGTGGCCGGGTCGTCTGGCAGCGGCAGTCCGAGCAGGGCCACCCGTACCTGGTGATCGGGACCCAACTGATGCTCGCCGGACCGGAGGGCGCGTCGCGACCGTCCGGTCTGGAGGTGTACCGCCTGCACGCCCTGGTGGCCGAGCAGCACAGCATCGACCGGCTCGCCACGCTGGCATGGCTGACCGGTGGGCTGTCGCTGGCCTTCGCCGTACTGCTCGCACTGCTCGCCGCCCGGGGCGTACTGCGGCCGGTCCGGGAACTGGGCGAGGCGGCCCGCCGGCTCGGCGACGGGGACCTGACCACCCGACTGACGGTACACGGCTCCGACGAACTCGCCGGCGTGGCCCGAACCTTCAACTACACCGCCGAACGGCTGGAACGGCAGGTCGGCGAGCTGCGCCGGATGGAGTCGGACGCCCGGCGCTTCGTGGCCGACGTCTCGCACGAGCTGCGTACGCCGCTGGCCGCGATGACCGCGGTGACCGACGTACTGGACGAGGAGGCGCCCCGGCTGCCCGGGGACGCCGGACGGGCCGCGCGGCTGGTCAGCCAGGAGACGCAGAACCTGACCCGGCTCGTGACCGACCTCATCGAGGTGAGCCGGTTCGACTCCGGCGCGGCGGCACTCAACCTCGACGACATCGACGTGGCCGAGGCGGTACGGGCGACCCTGCACGCCCGCGGCTGGACCGACCAGGTGGTGACCGACCTGCCGCCGGGCACACTGGCCCGGCTCGACCCCCGCCGGTTGGACGTGATCCTGGCCAACCTGGTCGGCAATGCGCTGCGGCACGGCGCCCGGCCGGTGTCGGTACGGCTGCGCGCCGAGCCGGACTGGATCGTCCTGTCGGTCGGCGACCACGGTCCGGGCCTGGACCCACGGGTACTGCCGTACGTCTTCGACCGCTTCTACAAGGCGGACAGCGCCCGGAGCCGGTCCGAGGGCAGTGGACTCGGCCTCGCCATCGCCTGGGAGAACGCCCGGCTGCACGGCAGCGGCGCGAACCGGGGCAGCCTGGTGGCGGGCAACGACCCGGCCGGTGGCGCGCTGTTCACGCTCCGCCTGCCGCGCCGCTGCACGGATCCGTCGCCGCCCATCGGCCCCCGGCCGCCGGCTGCCGGGGGACGTCCGTGAACGGCATCCGGCGGCGCGGGTGGTTCGTCGTCGTCGCGCTGCTGATGGCCCTTGTCGCCGGATGTGGCGTACGGCCCACCGGCGTCATCACCGGCGGCGCCGCCCCGGTGGGACCGGCCCGGGGAGTTCCGCTCTTCTTCGTGGCGGACCAGCACCTCGCGCTGGTACTGCGCCCGACGACGCCGGTGGACTCGGTCGACGATGTGCTCGCGTTGCTGCTGGCCGGCCCGGACCCGACGGAGCGGGAGTTGGGCTACGGCACCGAGATCCCGGCGGACGCCGGCCGGCCCACGACCACCACCTCCGACCCGTCCGGTACGACGGTGAAGCTCTCCGGCGACGTGCTGGCGCTGTCGCCGACGGCGGTGGACCAGATCGTCTGCACCGTGCGGGACGCCATGCCGACGGGCGGGCCGGCCAGGGTGACCCTCGCCGGGCCGGACGGGAGCCGGGAGCCACTGACCTGCTCGCTTCCGGAGTGCCCGGTCCCGACCGACGGTTCGGACGGGGACCGCTTCGGCCAGCCCTGGTGTCCGGCGCAGAACACCGAGCACGCCTCGCCCCGGACCACCACTGGAAGCGGGGGCTGACCCTTCGCGGCGGCCGCGCCGACCGTAGCCACACTGGCCCCGCCGACCGTAGTCAAGTGGCCGCGACGGCCGGCCGGGCGGCCTCGGCCTGCGCTCACCCGCGCCAGCCCTGCGGTACGGCCGCCGGAACCCGCCGCCAGCGTCCGGGCCGTCGGCGCCGGCCGACCCGGCCCGGCGCCGGCAACTCGAACAGCCAGCCAGCCCGCAGGGCCAGCAGTCCCTGGTGCAGCGCCAGGGACAGGCCCAGCAGGGCAGCCGTGAGCAGGACCGGATAGCCCAGGGTCAACCCGAGCTGACCGGCCCGTCC
The nucleotide sequence above comes from Plantactinospora soyae. Encoded proteins:
- a CDS encoding STAS domain-containing protein; the encoded protein is MGITARESSRVATLLESNAEELVGRWASAAATSLRGRLTEAELRREVQDLHQALVTAFGHGPFDLTAESSATLRGALTDLSRTRARQGFTATETAVSVFALKDALVDVLNVRDSDRDALADYVAASTVVDQVGLYTFEQYTKSREELIADQAEQLLELSTPVVKLWDGVVAIPLVGTLDSARAQVVMERLLQTLVDTGSPYAIIDITGVPAVDTQVAQHILKTVVAARLMGAECIISGIRPQIAQTIVALGIEFGDIATKSTLADALRHALRMIDQARRASGGAAAATASRRGV
- a CDS encoding STAS domain-containing protein codes for the protein MIRVPVLKIGDLLLVSIQVDMEDQTALALQEDLADRIVATGCHGVIIDITAMDIVDSFVGRMLSSIAGIARVLDADTVVVGMRPAVAITLVELGLSLDGIQTALNVELGMELLARARADEVAYAADPYPPEVWALPDGTDRDHPISTGP
- a CDS encoding anti-sigma regulatory factor, whose translation is MTPGPDLGTPQVVTISSDADVVRVRQLVRSTAVTIALSLVDQTKLVTAASELARNTLVYGGGGNAEVAILDGGRRKGIRIVFADQGPGIADLDLALTDGYTSGGGLGLGLGGARRLVDEFEVDSGAGRGTRVVITKWARSG
- a CDS encoding SpoIIE family protein phosphatase, which codes for MTGDDLLSDGGAWFRLEEAGRVGAARRAAELLAGRMGLESHRVDVLAIVVTEMATNLVKHADNGMLLIRPVRAGNIAGVELLAVDSGPGMYDVVSSSRDGHSTAGSLGIGLGSISRQSSWSDVFSLPERGTVTVAQVWPAGQPEPTWSSGVSRPIAGEQSCGDGFTTRIVDGRRQVLVCDGLGHGPLAAAAAAAAIQAFHSGPAAPPAVVLEHLHRSISHTRGVAAAIAELAPDADLLRYAGLGNIAGFIVDGDERRGLVSLPGIVGHQRRTVREFEYPFPGDAALVMHSDGVTDRWRLTDYPGLQRRSPQVVAATLLRDAGTRRDDACVLVARAGR
- a CDS encoding sensor histidine kinase is translated as MALRTEPDVFLMRQRGREVAAAVGLEHQDQVRLATALSEIGRYLLGVVPTPARSEVLFSVDAARAVLAVEVTTDLSGRQERQLSEVLAVGRLVDTFDVERRDPATVIRLTRRIPPAAGPLTPAQLEVVRGKLGSSVARTPLEEMAEQNEQLLAALEQARAQRDELARLNDELGETNRGVLALYTQLSEELDETNRGVVALHAELDDRSVQLWAVSEAKTRFLANASHELRAPVTAIIGLARLLVDPSSDPLTDEQRQQLELIRGSARDLLALVNDLLDLAKAESGTIEPAWSDIELRVVFGQLRATVAPLATRPEVELVVDDPEPPAVIRSDEILLTQILRNLLHNGLKFTSQGQVRMTAESDGSTWTLRVSDTGIGIPTELQERIFEEFYQVPGKSSGGTGLGLPYARRLVTILGGTLHVESRFGEGSAFVVQLPVRSET
- a CDS encoding fused response regulator/phosphatase, with amino-acid sequence MTGADRAVSAATILVVDDSAAKRYLLVSWLSRAGFTVIQADSGTAALELMEHEDVDLIVLDVRLGDMSGFEVSERIKSDPRHASCPVIHVSAHAVDVAERIQGLLRGADAYLVEPIEPDELIATTRAALRYYDARRRAELLARRLAGLADTTRAVNSAATLVELITAAVTGAVQIFDSGAVVVAQDADGERWQATVEAPGVPVTVRRWPADALAVPVGIVVHTEPPAGWPLGILAEEQVTVASARLRADRPAIHLAVPSATLAAESVVFNQLVQAVAAAVEARRSFDDEHRIAVTLQRSLLPRRLPRIAGLDLAVRYEPASRQTEVGGDFYELAMIDGRLLAAIGDVAGHSLHAATVMAELRHAIRAYAVEGHPPGAILERVDKLLRTLLPGEFATVCLLTLEPATGRVRLASAGHLPALLVTDGSTAFVEHHAPLLGVHATRPADHHFVLPPGATLVLYTDGLIERRDVDIDRRMDALAASAATVDDDIDRYCGRLLAELAPAKIDDDIAVLTLRRR
- a CDS encoding phosphatase PAP2 family protein; amino-acid sequence: MTRPVLGLLLLAVLLSGVLLRRPWAGVAGVALVVAAAVGAGVAKLVILRPDLAVATSTTHNSFPSGHVAVAMALLLAVLLVLPAPARWWFAVPGALGVSVVAAATMIAGWHRFSDVCGGLLLAAVLFCLAAAPLARRRRSSGTDRAGVPVGPVCLLAAGSLLGLLAAGSLLGQFGAGSLLGQLGGGSLLGLPLAGPDTASAGTGGLFVAIGAGSGLVVLVVVTILVLVRSTDFVGPVPGRRVDPVDPVPGAGRAPKPDGGAADGRSRPQEMIHWATSDGMR
- a CDS encoding response regulator transcription factor, which produces MSRVLLIEDHQTVRDGLQLALTRQGHTVQAVATGEQGLARLSGDTADVVVLDLMLPGMDGFEVCRRIRTAGDLPIIMLTARSDDIDVVAGLEAGADDYVVKPVQARVLEARIRAVLRRTGGEPRPSGTDPAVERHGDLTIDRAALVVSRSGTPISLAPTELRLLLELSGTPGRVLSRQQLLEAVWEHGYLGDSRLVDACVQRLRAKIETDTAAPVYVQTVRGFGYRFGPL
- a CDS encoding HAMP domain-containing sensor histidine kinase, with product MNRLWWPPGLRVRLLLAFASLGLTTTAVVAGASYVQARDVILQQAQDAAVVTLTEQIAQLTPVRSLPPSQADLDAIAADLSDRDDSAIAVYQGRSSSYDRISEVLPPELRAEVSGGRVVWQRQSEQGHPYLVIGTQLMLAGPEGASRPSGLEVYRLHALVAEQHSIDRLATLAWLTGGLSLAFAVLLALLAARGVLRPVRELGEAARRLGDGDLTTRLTVHGSDELAGVARTFNYTAERLERQVGELRRMESDARRFVADVSHELRTPLAAMTAVTDVLDEEAPRLPGDAGRAARLVSQETQNLTRLVTDLIEVSRFDSGAAALNLDDIDVAEAVRATLHARGWTDQVVTDLPPGTLARLDPRRLDVILANLVGNALRHGARPVSVRLRAEPDWIVLSVGDHGPGLDPRVLPYVFDRFYKADSARSRSEGSGLGLAIAWENARLHGSGANRGSLVAGNDPAGGALFTLRLPRRCTDPSPPIGPRPPAAGGRP
- a CDS encoding GerMN domain-containing protein; protein product: MNGIRRRGWFVVVALLMALVAGCGVRPTGVITGGAAPVGPARGVPLFFVADQHLALVLRPTTPVDSVDDVLALLLAGPDPTERELGYGTEIPADAGRPTTTTSDPSGTTVKLSGDVLALSPTAVDQIVCTVRDAMPTGGPARVTLAGPDGSREPLTCSLPECPVPTDGSDGDRFGQPWCPAQNTEHASPRTTTGSGG